The proteins below come from a single Faecalibaculum rodentium genomic window:
- a CDS encoding sensor histidine kinase, whose translation MTRTRQFLLTMIAVISLTAALGITWALSSLRSYNTLYDETAGTSHIMESLEDFTLQAAYRLEPDFTYVSGSDLKESDIKQIQNTMLDNTAYGYDVLSRDPNFHYSVTSKDASLQSLEKPDAQDEDSYTVTFQFKDGKLKGSGSLLGYGFAPQESRSLRSSLEGSSLAVYNDQTGEFIERSYEIPSDLTFHFPEDLTFTYSIPKEPAMSPQGSGYLYNLLVDESLAASVTLSILVLALGLQFLLLLHVSLKVEETTAPWSFVARNSLETNALLLGILSVIAGISAMLLAKLALHGDLMTLAVAGGAKTGVVFSRLVLFTAYTLILLFFSVPLFWIRQIFATGVGSYVQGKSRILESFRKGTVNLAQDILTRRMSIPLILNILCLLLIILTGSPGLAVLYGILLTAALTILAFTVQNGWKTVTGEADRLANGDFKSEPEGDPTLFRPIYDRLLAVRRSFQQALQEGIESTNMRNELISNVSHDLKTPLTGLRSYSELLEITDDPEQMRKYAGKISQYTSRLNSLVTDLFDVSKANAGSLHLDPVHLALDQLIYQALEEAETNWRTKDLQAVISLREAQVLLDPDKTMRIFENLFSNVSKYALKGTRVFVTLRETPTSYVVNIKNTSAAPLNFTAEEITERFVRGDKSRHEVGSGLGLAIVKSFAEVQHGRFRIEIDGDLFRAIVVLPKPEDLPPVPDTQDVDDNSIGPLESADPADEEKEPQ comes from the coding sequence ATGACCAGAACAAGACAGTTTCTGCTGACCATGATCGCGGTGATTTCGCTCACTGCGGCTCTGGGCATCACATGGGCCCTCAGTTCCCTGCGTTCCTACAATACGCTGTATGATGAGACGGCAGGAACAAGCCACATCATGGAATCCCTTGAGGACTTCACGCTCCAGGCGGCTTACAGGCTGGAGCCCGATTTCACGTATGTGAGCGGTTCGGACCTCAAGGAATCGGACATCAAGCAGATCCAGAACACGATGCTGGACAACACGGCCTATGGCTATGATGTCCTGTCCCGGGATCCCAATTTCCATTATTCTGTCACCAGCAAAGATGCCTCCCTGCAGTCCCTGGAGAAACCGGATGCCCAGGATGAAGACTCCTACACCGTGACATTCCAGTTCAAGGACGGCAAACTCAAGGGCTCCGGTTCCCTGCTGGGTTACGGATTTGCACCCCAGGAATCCCGGTCCCTCCGCAGTTCGCTGGAGGGCAGCTCCCTGGCGGTCTACAACGACCAGACCGGAGAATTCATCGAACGGTCCTACGAAATCCCGTCGGATCTCACATTCCACTTTCCGGAAGACCTGACATTTACCTACTCCATCCCGAAGGAACCGGCCATGTCGCCCCAGGGCAGCGGCTATCTCTACAACCTGCTGGTGGATGAAAGTCTGGCAGCATCTGTCACGCTCTCGATCCTGGTCCTGGCCCTTGGGCTGCAGTTCCTGCTGCTGCTTCACGTGTCCCTGAAGGTGGAGGAAACCACGGCTCCCTGGTCCTTCGTGGCCCGGAACAGTCTGGAAACCAATGCCCTGCTCCTGGGGATCCTCTCGGTCATTGCGGGAATTTCCGCCATGCTGCTCGCAAAACTTGCCCTGCATGGTGATCTCATGACCCTGGCAGTTGCGGGCGGTGCCAAAACGGGGGTTGTGTTCTCCCGCCTCGTCCTGTTCACGGCGTATACGCTGATCCTGCTGTTTTTCAGCGTTCCGCTGTTCTGGATCCGGCAGATCTTCGCCACCGGCGTCGGAAGCTATGTCCAGGGAAAATCCCGGATTCTGGAGAGTTTCCGCAAAGGCACCGTGAATCTCGCGCAGGACATTCTCACCCGCCGGATGAGCATTCCGCTGATCCTCAATATCCTCTGCCTGCTCCTGATCATTCTGACAGGCAGCCCCGGCCTGGCAGTGCTCTACGGCATTCTTCTGACTGCTGCACTGACGATCCTGGCCTTCACGGTACAAAATGGCTGGAAGACAGTGACGGGTGAAGCCGACCGGCTGGCCAATGGCGATTTCAAGAGCGAGCCTGAGGGAGACCCGACGCTCTTCAGGCCCATTTACGACCGTCTGCTTGCTGTACGGCGCAGCTTCCAGCAGGCACTGCAGGAAGGCATTGAGAGCACCAACATGCGAAACGAACTGATTTCCAATGTCTCTCACGACCTGAAAACCCCCCTGACGGGACTCCGGTCCTACTCCGAGCTCCTGGAAATCACCGACGATCCTGAACAGATGCGGAAATATGCAGGGAAAATCAGTCAGTATACCAGCCGGCTGAATTCCCTCGTAACGGATCTCTTTGATGTCTCCAAAGCCAATGCAGGCAGCCTGCACCTGGATCCCGTGCATCTGGCTCTCGACCAGCTGATCTATCAGGCACTGGAAGAAGCCGAGACCAACTGGCGGACCAAAGACCTGCAGGCTGTCATCTCCCTGCGGGAAGCTCAGGTGCTCCTGGATCCCGATAAAACGATGCGGATCTTCGAGAACCTGTTCTCGAATGTATCCAAGTACGCCCTGAAAGGCACCCGGGTCTTTGTCACCCTCCGGGAAACACCCACGAGCTATGTGGTGAACATCAAGAACACATCCGCTGCACCGCTGAACTTCACCGCCGAGGAAATCACCGAGCGCTTTGTCCGCGGTGACAAGTCGCGGCACGAAGTGGGGTCCGGGCTGGGGCTGGCCATTGTCAAGTCCTTCGCCGAAGTGCAGCACGGCCGGTTCCGTATCGAAATCGACGGCGATCTCTTCCGCGCCATTGTGGTACTCCCCAAACCGGAGGACCTGCCGCCTGTGCCGGATACGCAGGATGTCGATGACAACAGCATTGGACCGCTGGAATCCGCCGACCCTGCCGATGAAGAAAAAGAACCGCAGTGA
- a CDS encoding cation-translocating P-type ATPase — MKPYYQQDTQTVFQELHSSPKGLTPAQVVQNQETYGLNELVQEKPASPLMIFFGQFKDLLVIVLIIAAIISAFSGELISTLVILVVITLNAILGTVQEVQAQKSLESLKSLSSPHVKVIRDGRLTEIESSQLTVGDIVYVEAGDVIEGDGRLFEAASLQVNESALTGEPVPVEKTTAPIDKEVQINDQTDMVFSSGLVTNGTGKYICTAVGMDTQIGRIAGMISEAQARKTPLQKSLEDFSKKLTIYIGLLCVLLLILHVFVNHEPFLQALMVAVALAVAAIPEALNSIVTIVLSIATQKMVKNHAIMKKLDAVESLGCISVICSDKTGTLTQNKMTVMEVFTDMTPYTVELMDARASYPQQILLKAAKLNTNAVVNADGSSIGDPTEIALIDMFNQYQKAHPDFVIKAERVEEVPFDSERKLMSVSSHHHIYTKGAPDELLKRCTSVLMGKEKRPITDADRDLVLTQNEQYASQGLRVLGFAYKDLPEEADHRIGLADEQDLCFVGLVAEQDPPREESAAAVHTARKAGIKPVMITGDHVVTARAIAKKIGIYQDGDMAVEGNDLAHMSDGELADKLDRISVYARVAPEHKIRIVKAWQEKGDIVAMTGDGVNDAPALKAADIGIAMGITGTEVSKDAAKMILTDDNFATIVKAIESGRNVYNNIKNAIIYLLSGNLSAIITVVVTSLAFLPDPFTAVQLLFINLVTDSLPAIAIGMEPDHPDVINQKPRRSTESILNKNAIMQIGVEGILIFLAVMASYLIGLKTSAGMATTMAFSTLTLSRLLHGFSQRGSKPIWELPFNKYSVYAFITGAILLAAILNIPAMQPIFDVTPMSILQAGLVVLFSLASFAAVQLFKVISSRSH; from the coding sequence ATGAAACCTTACTATCAGCAAGACACCCAGACTGTGTTCCAGGAACTGCACAGCAGTCCCAAGGGACTCACACCGGCACAGGTGGTCCAGAACCAGGAAACCTATGGACTGAATGAACTCGTGCAGGAAAAACCCGCGAGTCCCCTGATGATCTTTTTCGGGCAGTTCAAAGACCTGCTGGTCATTGTCCTGATCATCGCCGCAATCATTTCCGCTTTCTCCGGCGAACTGATTTCCACGCTGGTCATACTTGTGGTGATCACCCTGAACGCGATCCTGGGCACCGTCCAGGAAGTCCAGGCCCAGAAGTCTCTCGAAAGCCTCAAGAGTCTGTCGAGTCCTCATGTCAAGGTGATCCGCGATGGCCGGCTGACGGAAATCGAATCCAGCCAGCTCACGGTCGGCGACATCGTGTATGTCGAGGCAGGGGATGTCATCGAAGGCGACGGCCGTCTGTTTGAAGCTGCGTCTCTGCAGGTGAATGAATCCGCCCTGACGGGTGAACCGGTGCCGGTGGAAAAAACCACTGCCCCCATTGACAAAGAAGTGCAGATCAACGACCAGACCGATATGGTGTTCTCCTCGGGTCTTGTGACCAATGGCACGGGAAAATACATCTGCACGGCCGTGGGGATGGATACGCAGATCGGCCGGATCGCCGGGATGATCAGCGAAGCCCAGGCCCGCAAGACACCGCTGCAGAAAAGCCTGGAGGATTTCTCGAAGAAACTTACGATCTACATCGGCCTGCTCTGTGTGCTGCTCCTGATCCTGCATGTCTTTGTGAACCATGAGCCATTCCTGCAAGCGCTGATGGTGGCCGTGGCCCTGGCCGTGGCGGCGATCCCCGAAGCCCTGAACTCCATCGTGACGATCGTGCTGTCCATTGCGACGCAGAAGATGGTGAAGAATCACGCCATCATGAAGAAACTCGATGCGGTGGAGAGCCTGGGCTGCATTTCGGTGATCTGTTCCGACAAGACCGGTACCCTGACGCAGAACAAGATGACAGTCATGGAGGTCTTCACCGACATGACGCCCTACACCGTGGAACTCATGGATGCCCGCGCCAGCTACCCCCAGCAGATCCTGCTGAAGGCCGCGAAGCTGAATACCAATGCCGTGGTGAATGCCGATGGTTCGTCCATTGGCGACCCGACGGAGATCGCGCTGATCGACATGTTCAACCAGTACCAGAAAGCACACCCGGATTTTGTGATCAAAGCCGAGCGCGTCGAGGAAGTGCCGTTTGATTCCGAGCGGAAGCTGATGTCCGTCTCCAGCCACCACCACATCTATACAAAAGGGGCACCGGATGAGCTGCTCAAGCGCTGCACGTCGGTGCTGATGGGAAAAGAAAAGCGCCCGATCACCGATGCGGACCGGGATCTGGTCCTGACGCAGAACGAGCAGTATGCCTCACAGGGACTGCGGGTCCTGGGGTTTGCATACAAGGACCTGCCTGAGGAAGCAGACCACCGGATCGGTCTGGCGGATGAACAGGACCTCTGCTTTGTGGGTCTGGTGGCAGAACAGGATCCGCCGCGTGAAGAATCCGCCGCAGCGGTTCACACTGCGAGAAAAGCCGGAATCAAGCCGGTGATGATCACCGGGGACCACGTCGTGACGGCGCGGGCCATCGCGAAGAAAATCGGCATCTACCAGGACGGCGACATGGCGGTCGAAGGCAACGACCTGGCCCACATGTCGGATGGGGAACTGGCGGATAAGCTGGACAGGATTTCTGTCTATGCGCGTGTGGCACCGGAGCACAAGATCCGGATCGTCAAGGCGTGGCAGGAAAAAGGCGATATCGTGGCGATGACAGGTGATGGCGTAAATGATGCACCGGCGCTGAAAGCGGCAGATATCGGCATTGCCATGGGAATCACGGGGACCGAGGTCTCAAAGGATGCCGCGAAGATGATTTTGACGGATGACAACTTTGCGACAATCGTAAAAGCCATAGAATCGGGCCGCAATGTCTACAACAACATCAAGAATGCCATCATTTACCTGCTGTCGGGCAACCTGTCGGCCATCATTACGGTGGTGGTGACAAGCCTTGCGTTTCTGCCGGATCCCTTCACGGCGGTGCAGCTGCTGTTCATCAACCTGGTGACGGATTCCCTCCCGGCGATTGCCATTGGAATGGAGCCGGACCACCCGGATGTGATCAATCAGAAACCGAGGCGTTCCACGGAGTCGATCCTGAACAAAAATGCCATTATGCAGATTGGCGTGGAAGGCATCCTGATTTTTCTGGCGGTCATGGCAAGCTATCTGATCGGCCTGAAGACCAGTGCCGGAATGGCCACGACCATGGCCTTCTCCACGCTGACGCTTTCGCGGCTGCTGCATGGATTCTCGCAGCGGGGCAGCAAGCCCATCTGGGAGCTGCCGTTCAACAAGTACAGTGTGTATGCATTCATAACCGGTGCGATCCTGCTGGCGGCAATCCTGAACATCCCGGCGATGCAGCCGATCTTCGATGTCACGCCGATGAGCATTCTGCAGGCAGGTCTGGTGGTCCTGTTCTCGCTGGCAAGTTTCGCGGCTGTGCAGCTGTTCAAGGTGATCAGCAGCCGCAGCCACTGA
- a CDS encoding Type 1 glutamine amidotransferase-like domain-containing protein produces MTSILTNTGDIAQPWARRHLQKVLKPGMKACILAMSDFDNVKDQADWEKDYGPGGTWHAAYEKPLQSYGIRDITWISPFRDSRTEMLQAIEEADLLVLPGGAPDLFMKRIRRFGLKKAIREKNLLFGISAGAMIQLQDYHITPDDDYADFAWQTGLGLLFFDLECHFTGNRHQREHLERALEEKGLETWALYEDGGLLVTDGIVTAMGRVERHSANRTES; encoded by the coding sequence ATGACCAGCATTCTGACCAATACCGGAGACATTGCACAGCCCTGGGCCAGGCGGCATCTGCAGAAGGTGCTCAAGCCCGGCATGAAAGCCTGCATCCTGGCCATGTCGGATTTCGACAATGTGAAGGACCAGGCAGACTGGGAAAAGGACTATGGGCCTGGCGGAACCTGGCATGCAGCGTACGAGAAGCCGCTGCAGTCCTACGGCATCAGGGACATCACCTGGATCAGCCCATTCCGGGACAGCCGCACTGAGATGTTGCAGGCAATTGAGGAAGCTGACCTGCTGGTATTGCCGGGCGGCGCTCCGGATCTGTTCATGAAACGGATCCGCAGGTTTGGCCTGAAGAAAGCCATCCGTGAAAAAAACCTGCTGTTCGGCATCAGTGCAGGGGCCATGATCCAGCTGCAGGACTACCACATCACGCCTGACGACGATTATGCCGATTTTGCCTGGCAGACCGGGCTGGGGCTGCTTTTCTTCGACCTGGAGTGCCACTTCACCGGCAACCGACACCAGCGGGAACACCTGGAAAGGGCCCTGGAGGAAAAGGGCCTGGAGACCTGGGCACTGTATGAAGACGGCGGCCTGCTGGTGACAGATGGCATTGTGACGGCCATGGGACGGGTGGAAAGACATTCGGCAAACAGAACAGAATCATGA
- a CDS encoding GNAT family N-acetyltransferase, with amino-acid sequence MTVTIREIKEQDNAAVEAIIRSCLKEYGGDRQGTAWCDPDLGRFSEIYGEPEMRYWVAEDESGRILGGAGFGPLPGEKDVCELQKMYTLPEARGTGIARRLVETVLQHAADHYALYYLETFGNMTRAQSFYRKHGFEQTDQPMGSTGHISCDVFFTKRLRKDTQ; translated from the coding sequence ATGACTGTGACCATACGGGAAATTAAAGAACAGGACAATGCGGCTGTGGAGGCCATCATCCGGTCCTGTCTGAAGGAATATGGCGGCGACCGGCAAGGCACGGCCTGGTGTGACCCGGACCTTGGCCGGTTTTCCGAGATCTATGGAGAACCCGAAATGCGCTACTGGGTGGCGGAAGACGAATCTGGCCGGATCCTGGGCGGTGCGGGATTTGGACCCCTGCCAGGAGAGAAGGATGTCTGCGAGCTGCAGAAAATGTACACACTGCCCGAAGCCCGGGGAACAGGCATTGCCCGCCGTCTGGTGGAAACCGTGCTGCAGCACGCCGCAGACCACTATGCCCTGTACTACCTGGAAACCTTCGGCAACATGACCAGGGCACAGAGCTTCTACAGAAAACACGGGTTCGAACAGACAGACCAGCCCATGGGAAGCACCGGTCATATATCCTGTGATGTTTTTTTCACGAAACGCCTCAGGAAGGACACGCAATGA
- the gatB gene encoding Asp-tRNA(Asn)/Glu-tRNA(Gln) amidotransferase subunit GatB produces the protein MSKYKTTIGIEIHCELKTGTKMFSGAPVKFGETANTCTSVVDLAMPGTLPSVNKEAVRLAIKACTGLHCDIDPLVKFDRKNYYYSDLPKGFQITQQFHPIGRDGYVEIETEEGSKRIRIERIHMEEDTAKQFHRETGTYIDFNRAGVPLVEIVSRPDMHSAEEAAAYVDTLRQILLYLNVSDVKMEEGSMRCDVNISLSADDSLGTKTEIKNLNSIANVQKAVAAEIERQSRILDEGGRVEQATRRYDESQKTTVLMRKKEGAVDYKYFPEPNIFPIQLDEAWIRDIQDTMEELPAARRARFMKDYGLGEYDAQVLVADPAMADYYEEAAKTAKDAKKTANWVIGDLSAALNRDNRTFANAGVAPEHLAQLVNLVADGTISGKQAKTVFEDMLSSGKEPAKIVEEKGMKQVTDEGAILALVTEVLDANPKSIEDYKAGKDRAIGFLVGQVMKKSRGTANPKRTNELIREELAKR, from the coding sequence ATGAGTAAGTACAAGACCACCATCGGCATCGAGATCCACTGTGAGCTGAAAACAGGGACCAAAATGTTCTCCGGTGCCCCGGTGAAATTCGGGGAAACGGCGAACACCTGCACGAGTGTGGTGGACCTGGCGATGCCCGGTACACTGCCCAGCGTGAACAAAGAGGCTGTCCGGCTGGCCATCAAGGCCTGCACCGGCCTGCACTGCGACATTGATCCCCTGGTGAAGTTTGACCGGAAGAACTACTACTATTCCGATCTGCCCAAGGGATTCCAGATCACGCAGCAGTTTCACCCCATCGGCCGGGACGGCTACGTGGAGATCGAGACAGAAGAGGGATCGAAGCGGATCCGGATCGAACGCATCCATATGGAGGAAGACACCGCGAAGCAGTTCCACCGGGAAACAGGGACGTACATCGACTTCAACCGGGCCGGGGTGCCCCTGGTGGAAATTGTGTCCCGTCCCGATATGCATTCGGCCGAAGAAGCCGCAGCCTATGTGGATACGCTGCGGCAGATCCTGCTGTACCTGAACGTATCGGATGTCAAGATGGAAGAAGGATCCATGCGGTGCGATGTCAACATTTCCCTCTCTGCAGATGACAGCCTGGGCACGAAGACCGAGATCAAGAACCTGAACTCCATCGCCAATGTGCAGAAGGCCGTGGCAGCGGAAATCGAGCGGCAGAGCCGGATCCTGGACGAAGGCGGCCGGGTGGAGCAGGCCACGCGCCGGTATGACGAGAGTCAGAAGACGACGGTGCTGATGCGGAAAAAGGAAGGGGCCGTGGACTACAAGTATTTCCCGGAACCAAACATTTTCCCGATCCAGCTGGATGAAGCCTGGATTCGGGACATCCAGGACACCATGGAAGAGCTGCCGGCAGCCCGCCGGGCACGGTTCATGAAGGACTATGGACTGGGGGAATACGATGCCCAGGTCCTGGTGGCCGATCCTGCCATGGCAGACTACTATGAGGAAGCTGCAAAGACAGCGAAAGACGCCAAGAAGACCGCGAACTGGGTCATCGGGGATCTGTCCGCTGCTCTGAACCGGGACAACCGCACCTTTGCCAATGCAGGGGTGGCCCCGGAACACCTGGCGCAGCTGGTGAACCTGGTGGCGGATGGCACCATTTCCGGGAAGCAGGCCAAGACGGTGTTTGAAGACATGCTTTCTTCCGGGAAGGAACCGGCAAAGATCGTCGAGGAAAAGGGCATGAAGCAGGTGACGGATGAAGGCGCGATCCTGGCACTCGTCACCGAAGTGCTGGATGCCAACCCGAAATCCATCGAAGACTACAAGGCGGGCAAGGACCGTGCCATAGGCTTTCTGGTGGGCCAGGTTATGAAGAAGTCCAGAGGGACCGCCAACCCGAAGCGGACCAATGAGCTGATTCGTGAAGAACTGGCAAAACGTTAG